Genomic DNA from Mycobacteroides chelonae CCUG 47445:
CGGGGATGTAACCGCCCTCTCCCAACACCGGTTCGATGACCAGCGCTGCCACCTGATTGGGTGCCGTCGCGGTGGCGAGCAGGTAGTCCAGCTCTTGCAGCGCGAACCGGGTGGCCTCGGTCTCGCTCCAGCCATACCGATACGCCGTCGGGAAAGGAGCCGTGTACACGCCGGCCATCAAGGGGCCGATTCCCGATGAGAATCGTGGCCCCGAGGTGGTCATGGTGGCCGCGGCCAGGGTACGTCCGTGAAATCCACCTTGGAACACAACGATGTTCGGGCGGCCGGTGGCCTGCCGCGCCAACCGCACGGAGGCCTCGATGGCCTCACTACCGGAGTTGGCGAAGAACAACGAATCCAGATCCGCAGGCAACACATCACCAAGACGGCGCACCAGGTTCTGCAATGGTCGATGCATCACCGTGGTGTACTGCCCGTGAATGAGCGTGGCCACCTGCCGTTGCGCGGCCTCGACCACACGAGGATGGCAGTGACCCGTACTCACGACACCGATACCCGCAGTGAAATCCAGGTATTCACGGTCACTTTCGTCATACAGATAGCAACCCTGGCCTCGCACCGCCACCACCGAGGTGGCCTGCTTGAGCACGGGCGATAACGCAGTCACGGCATCCCTTCCACTGACATACTCAGAACTATTGTCGATTGTTGACAATCTCCCTAGCATGGTGGCATGCATCCAGGCGCAGTGTCTACCCCCCTGTCCACCGAAAGCGCGGTGGTCGCCGCCGCGCTCTCCCAGCAGCTCCGCCACGGTCCTACCTTCCCCGTCG
This window encodes:
- a CDS encoding aspartate aminotransferase family protein, producing MLGRLSTIDNSSEYVSGRDAVTALSPVLKQATSVVAVRGQGCYLYDESDREYLDFTAGIGVVSTGHCHPRVVEAAQRQVATLIHGQYTTVMHRPLQNLVRRLGDVLPADLDSLFFANSGSEAIEASVRLARQATGRPNIVVFQGGFHGRTLAAATMTTSGPRFSSGIGPLMAGVYTAPFPTAYRYGWSETEATRFALQELDYLLATATAPNQVAALVIEPVLGEGGYIPANTEFLNGVAERAHQHGILLVVDEVQTGFGRTGEYFGHQHFGVTPDILVMAKGIASGFPISGIAASAELMGRAWPGSQGGTYGANAVACAAALATLDVIDEERLVENARARGRELLDGARKIAAERGIDGDVRGLGLMVGVEFSADGRPAAQLAARAQALAAEKGLLLLMCGPHMNVVRMIPPLVVTADQISDALGIWSTVLAEL